Proteins encoded by one window of Muntiacus reevesi chromosome 6, mMunRee1.1, whole genome shotgun sequence:
- the EFCAB10 gene encoding EF-hand calcium-binding domain-containing protein 10, giving the protein MEARSSSRELKARNYLEKHRIMELLTYLTSALVFFRPERPREYLISVLERLRIAKVSGVALPFFMDNSNIASMFEMLDSSNKGSISFVQYKEALKTLGLCTADEVFKDDGHGVTFEKFRDEVNKRTQEIWSAF; this is encoded by the exons ATGGAGgcccgcagcagcagcagggagctcAAAGCTAGGAATTATTTGGAAAAACATCGGATTATGGAGTTGCTGACCTACCTTACCAGCGCCCTCGTCTTTTTCCGGCCGG AAAGACCAAGAGAGTATTTAATATCTGTACTGGAACGGCTGAGAATTGCCAAAGTATCCGGCGTGGCGCTCCCTTTCTTTATGGATAACTCTAACATTGCATCTATGTTTGAGATGCTGGACTCCTCGAATAAAGGATCCATATCATTCGTACAGTATAAAGAAG CACTAAAAACCCTGGGTCTGTGTACTGCAGATGAAGTTTTCAAAGATGATGGACATGGAGTAACTTTCGAAAAATTCAGGGATGAAGT gaaCAAGAGGACTCAGGAAATATGGTCAGCATTTTAA